A single window of Watersipora subatra chromosome 11, tzWatSuba1.1, whole genome shotgun sequence DNA harbors:
- the LOC137408888 gene encoding D-glucuronyl C5-epimerase B-like, with protein sequence MLFLRKVFPVKFANRLILLGISIFLCLLLMVIWNLRADAIHSETLTGHSRVIRIPSHSKGSQRSGSSNLILLGPVVVNQGKETEKAQMFEAYQQNPEEFVNGRDIAMPTRVAMKKPFVLSTEKGKGKKKKGGTPRVNCLINNLTTVTCMRATKTGEVYMPFKFIEKYFQVYGEYINGSSQLSKHKKGTFYFHHSNAPLWPTPVRYDHSKEFMFFGLYDVEGRSRVMLISGEHGVPVSSQWNKSGHIYPIQVAQFGLSHYSKYLTDTGFESDRLRILEDGGNVTGWNVPASATLKSVKEDSGRNCIYFNTLNSTDSPSLLIDEERIDSCLTFDVRFLSDAGNVSVIISANSGHEEGTYALAYHTQKTYKLTREDSMVYGIGVSKDWRTLHRDILVDFKKFAYGVGDWAVRKASLTSIVQLEVRGEGYIDNIGVSPKCHRGHFKDASNWLLRTQDKNGGWPVTVQRVVTSQKLTLPPGWYSAMGQGQAISLLVRAYVTYKEVDYLKAAVRGLSIYQNLSADHGVKAIFFDKHVWYEEYPTQPPLFVLNGFIYSLLGLYDLTQVAEGKELQLAKQLFNDGMASLKVMLPFFDSGTGTFYDLRHFTNPGIAPNRARWDYHTVHIAQLLHLGTIDSDPVFNATAQRWVGYLNGEWAPHN encoded by the exons ATGTTATTCCTACGAAAAGTGTTCCCTGTCAAGTTTGCTAATCGATTGATCTTGCTTGGCATCTCTATCTTTCTTTGCCTCTTGCTAATGGTCATATGGAACCTCAGGGCAGATGCTATTCATTCAGAAACTCTCACGGGTCACTCAAGGGTCATCAGAATTCCTTCCCACTCTAAAGGCTCCCAGAGATCAGGCAGCTCAAA CCTGATACTACTGGGTCCAGTTGTTGTGAACCAAGGCAAGGAGACTGAGAAAGCTCAGATGTTTGAAGCTTACCAGCAG AACCCGGAAGAGTTTGTGAATGGCCGTGACATTGCCATGCCTACTCGGGTTGCCATGAAGAAACCATTCGTACTATCTACTGAAAAAGGAAAGGGTAAAAAGAAGAAGGGAG GTACTCCAAGAGTTAACTGTCTCATCAATAATCTTACCACAGTAACCTGCATGAGAGCCACTAAAACTGGGGAAGTCTACATGCCATTTaagtttatagaaaaatactttcaG GTATACGGGGAGTACATAAATGGCAGCTCTCAACTTTCCAAGCATAAAAAAGGTACATTCTACTTTCATCACAGCAATGCTCCACTTTGGCCGACTCCGGTTCGATACGACCACAGCAAGGAGTTTATGTTCTTCGGGTTGTATGATGTAGAGGGGAGGTCTAGAGTGATGCTCATTAGCGGAGAACACG GTGTGCCAGTGTCAAGCCAGTGGAACAAGAGCGGGCACATCTACCCGATACAAGTGGCCCAGTTCGGACTCAGCCATTACTCCAAGTATCTTACTGACACGGGATTTGAGAGCGACAG ACTTAGAATCTTGGAGGATGGAGGTAATGTGACAGGTTGGAATGTACCGGCAAGTGCAACATTGAAATCTGTTAAAGAAGACTCCGGAAGAAACTGCATCTACTTTAATACTTTAAACTCAACAG ACTCCCCTTCACTTTTGATTGACGAAGAACGTATAGACTCCTGCCTCACATTCGATGTGAGATTCCTCTCAGATGCTGGAAACGTTTCTGTGATAATCAGTGCCAATAGCGGCCATGAGGAGGGCACCTACGCCCTTGCCTATCACACACAAAAA ACATATAAGCTTACAAGGGAAGACAGTATGGTCTATGGCATTGGTGTCTCCAAAGACTGGCGTACTCTGCACCGAGACATCTTAGTCGATTTCAAGAAGTTTGCTTATGGTGTTGGTGACTGGGCGGTGCGGAAGGCCTCCCTTACATCGATAGTGCAGCTAGAAGTTAGGGGTGAAGGCTACATTGACAACATAGGAGTGTCTCCCAAGTGCCATCGAG GACATTTCAAGGATGCTAGTAACTGGCTCTTGAGGACTCAGGATAAGAATGGGGGCTGGCCAGTTACGGTTCAACGAGTCGTAACATCTCAAAAACTAACCCTGCCTCCTGGCTG GTACTCAGCTATGGGACAAGGTCAAGCGATATCACTGCTTGTCAGAGCTTATGTCACTTATAAAGAGGTTGATTATCTCAAGGCAGCAGTTCGGGGTCTCAGTATCTACCAAAACCTTAGCGCTGACCACGGTGTGAAGGCCATCTTTTTTGACAAACACGTTTG GTACGAGGAGTACCCTACCCAACCTCCCCTGTTCGTGCTCAATGGCTTTATTTATTCACTTCTTGGGCTCTATGACCTTACACAAGTAGCCGAGGGGAAAGAACTGCAACTAGCAAAACAACTTTTCAATGATGGAATGGCTTCCCTCAAGGTCATGCTGCCATTTTTCGACTCAG GCACAGGTACCTTTTATGACCTAAGACATTTCACTAATCCTGGAATTGCCCCTAACCGTGCTCGCTGGGACTACCACACTGTACACATAGCTCAGCTGTTGCATCTTGGGACTATAGACTCGGATCCTGTCTTTAACGCAACGGCTCAGCGATGGGTCGGTTACTTAAATGGTGAATGGGCACCCCATAATTAG
- the LOC137408889 gene encoding uncharacterized protein: MRAEVAVTNSKVHLEVYGLLSDLKYQVSRCCAEDLFEKDPITFEKPSIHGMLEFQWNEFLNAQKRKLKGETWVFEGLSMIFCNGKLIGGPTEFMLWAETTHNYELFRPMSLYQTLAEQQYANHMNKEGRVHCYMFVSIDGEPAGRLLIELFSDKVPKTCENFRALCTGEKGKSETSDYPLHYQNTLLHRIVPKGWIQGGDIWVPHKGNGGESVYGPVFEDESFMIPHNARGIVGMANKGRHTNASQFYICLQPTPWMDTKYVAFGQIVEGTETLEKMEKVQKFNERPMKDIKIIECGVQEYVF; this comes from the exons ATGAGAGCTGAAGTGGCGGTAACAAACAGCAAAGTACACCTAGAGGTTTACGGACTTCTTTCAGACTTGAAATATCAAGTGTCACGATGTTGTGCAGAG GATTTATTTGAAAAAGATCCAATCACGTTCGAGAAACCTTCAATTCATGGAATGCTTGAATTTCAATGGAATGAATTTCTCAATGCTCAGAAACGA AAACTAAAAGGAGAAACATGGGTATTCGAAGGTCTCTCTATGATATTTTGCAATGGCAAGTTAATTGGTGGTCCTACTGAGTTCATGCTGTGGGCGGAGACAACACACAATTATGAGCTCTTCAGACCAATGTCGTTGTACCAGACTTTAGCCGAACAGCAATATGCAAATCATATGAACAAGGAAGGG agGGTTCACTGTTACATGTTTGTTTCCATTGATGGAGAGCCCGCAGGACGACTCCTTATAGAG TTATTTTCGGATAAAGTTCCCAAAACCTGTGAGAATTTTCGCGCCTTGTGCACAGGAGAGAAAGGAAAGTCAGAAACGAGTGACTACCCTCTGCATTACCAAAACACATTGCTTCACCGAATTGTACCAAAAGGGTGGATCCAGGGAGGAGACATATGGGTTCCTCATAAGGGTAACGGAGGAGAGTCTGTTTACGGTCCTGTCTTTGAAg ATGAGTCATTTATGATTCCACACAATGCAAGGGGAATAGTAGGAATGGCTAACAAAGGGCGCCACACCAACGCTTCACAGTTCTACATCTGTTTACAACCAACACCGTGGATGGACACCAAATATGTTGCTTTTGG ACAAATAGTAGAGGGAACAGAAACTCTAGAGAAGATGGAGAAAGTACAAAAATTCAATGAAAGACCAATGAAAGACATTAAAATAATAGAATGTGGAGTCCAGGAGTATGTATTCTGA